A window from Temnothorax longispinosus isolate EJ_2023e chromosome 1, Tlon_JGU_v1, whole genome shotgun sequence encodes these proteins:
- the Nf1 gene encoding neurofibromin isoform X1, translating into MGTQKPGEWATLVLARFEAQLPCRSGPESPHSRVNEKRCKKCLIEISRYRFSFVISGLTKMLQRVNELTPSTSSQRPFQPKDQDRQESIIIVLDTLEKCLANTPKDTTKFEEAMNVKLLLREICQFIGMPYDSPQTKMIRTLASKVLFALSLTFFNAVFNRISARLQELSNSGDENPDCSDIELMQYINVDVYRLTRLLNETIQKIRQLVGKKSAYLVLMNPLEKAIWNWMDTYPQEFADVQKQPNEDLSKACEELFDILDTFVVEKKSRAASVWPLQMMLLVLSPKVLEIVNTDTRPPASPRYSRKKQFIDSVKRSLRMHGSSSSRQLSEAAAITCVNLIKAATYVNNAESSNVVLTLAKQLMDDLMSLLFNPSKPFSRGQTYSAQDVDLMIDFFVSSFRINPHNNEVFKFCLNVTYPSTYQFVLVSSLYKIFTQPRLPWWPERSLVYSYGTKLRNMFTDTLNKVTQNCMWNTPLRMIHNFALKPKEEMANSKNLLLVMVRLIHVDPMLMLHSYGTAGHEIQRSTLELINGLVSLVHQPTMPDIAHEAMEALLVLHHPDKVKAWNPEAPLDTFWDASSQVVFSISQKLIQHQIFNYTTILKWLREILSCRNAFLSQYKDYGNVDSHIAISKQAHIKLEVVCLMYLWSIDMEAVLVSMSCFALLCEEAEILCGSDEVAVTCLLPNYHVYLDMAQASTVLISAHGESRLCYQEYNHGRAMLQKRILFLLRKIEHCVNGIQPAWEETFRNWEATSRQLASYPKSKTEDVQVEPFCRGNVKRRAAHQNSEHEVEEQINEWANMTGFLCALGGVCLQRRSPSRPPYDVFPFNPEHKRGLTKQQDSVLGLTNSNQEAQYCPVTQFVFNLLRLLICNNEKLGNQIQKHVKELVAHEMSPAVYPILFDQIKNFVEKSFDPRGHVVVSDLNTQFIEHTIFIMKNILDSKTDQPSEYLGVTSIEGMMLAIVRYVRHLDMTLHSICIKTKLCQLVEAMMKRRDDLAFRQELKFRNKLVEYLTEWVMCTHPFSSTTANDITAYTRDLDQACMEAVGALLRGLPLQPEDSDRVELMEAKSELFSKYFMLFMNLINYCNDPSSSSSEDKDLESQQSPTLTTNKLATLRNTTIQATSNLLSANIDSGLRHSIHLGYNADLQTRVAFMEVLTKILQQGTEFDTLAETVLADRYEQLVQLVTMISDKGELPIAMALANVVTTNQMDELARVFVTLFDAKHLLSPLLWNMLYREVELTDCIQTLFRGNTLGSKIMSFCFKIYGTSYLQGLLEPLIKPLLDEPTISFEVDSARIDPNESIEQNGDNLITLTQKVFNAIVSSSDTFPPQLRSMCHCLYQVLCKRFPQSPQSNIVAVGTVIFLRFINPAIVSPQEMGIVNKPVPYEVKRGLMLMSKILQNIANHVEFSKEQHMLPFNDFLRTNFEIGRRFIIQIASDCETVDQTSHPMSFVSDANVLALHRLLWNHQEKIGDYLSSSRDHKAVGRRPFDKMATLLAYLGPPEHKPVDSHSLFSTTYMPMSRWASKDMSSTNFEEIMMKHNMHEREEFKSIQSMNIFYQAGTSKQGYPVFYYIARRFKLGETNGDLLIYHVILTLKPFHHSPYDVVVDFTHTCIDNRFRVEFLQKWFCVLPVATYENLHAVYIYNCNTWVREFTKYYDSIVAPLKGCRKLVFIDGQGKLSDVIDVEQLKLPGATLSLDEDLKVFTGALKLAHKELRVSVKIGPTTFQVMHTDRAKVLSHWVLLNDIYYASEIEDVCLLDDNSFVLTISIESVPLTIAHNDCDSIVQNIIHIRNRWVLSQPDSVSVHSKIRPKDVPGTLLNMALLNLGSPDPNLRTAAYNHLCALTATFGLKIEGQLLETSGICIPSNNTIFIKHLSETLAANDPHLTLEFLKECLQGFRASTIELKHLCLEYMTPWLSNLVRFYKPRDEGGKRQKQVTDILDDLITLTVQETEMYPSIQAKIWSTIGMLPELIDVVLDIFLQRSARYGLGSPETARSAEIMADTAVALASGNVQLVAKKLINKVCRIVDKTCMSPTSQLEQHVRWSDIAILARYLLMLSFNNCLDVGKHLPYIFHTVTLLVCSGSLTMRASTHGLVINSIHSLCTCSSPSFSEDTHRILRMSLDEFSLPKFYLLFGISKVKSAAGTAFYEHPKSSCKHANGCEKWLSSERSAHGTQDKERLYLTSLEVITDALLEIMEACMRDIPKCDWLKTWTLLAKNFAFCLNPALQPRALIVFGCISKSITDQDMRQLLKILMKALESFNDINLIEAIVMCLTRLQPLLRPESPIHRYLFWIATSVLELDEASLYASGLALLEQNLHTLDSQGTFDEKTLEYVMMTTREPLEYQFKQLDHAVGLSFKSNFHFALVGHLLKGYRHRTPTTVTRTVRVLTMLLAIVAKPSKRDKFEVTPESIPYLTALVAVSEEVRSRCHIRHSLDKSLHDSSGSSDVLDTLPSRTTDMPGASNPTSRRQKTWDLLDQSALTQAKQQKQSAQTGRLLFKSQRSLSVPSAKDDKSADNAEQQRDRSTRVSLSNENNVLLDPEVLTDFSTQTLVLTMLATLVKYSTNENETRILYEYLAEATVVFPKVFPVVHNLLDAKINSVLSSCHDQAILNAVQTIIQNMIACEDTNQQHHLQHYLQSCGFRGLWRFAGPYPDSDSTQMVSNCTPESAELFVNCLRAMVEMCLMMQESNSKETVIGKSKRAGSCQSDFASKTRPPAGIVQEQSRVSTEIDASSVHVNHGTDSKRSNSVDGNQTENMGGGDGGGGSQP; encoded by the exons ATGGGGACGCAAAAGCCCGGGGAATGGGCGACGTTGGTGCTCGCGCGTTTCGAGGCTCAG CTGCCGTGTCGTTCCGGTCCCGAAAGTCCTCATTCTCGAGTGAACGAGAAGAGGTGCAAGAAATGCCTGATAGAGATATCCCGATACCGCTTCTCCTTCGTTATATCTGGTCTTACGAAGATGCTGCAACGGGTCAACGAGCTGACACCGAGCACGAGCAGTCAGCGGCCGTTCCAACCCAAGGATCAAGATCGACAGGAGTCAATCATCATCGTTCTGGACACGCTGGAGAAGTGCCTGGCGAACACACCGAAGGACACAACGAAATTCGAGGAGGCGATGAATGTGAAGCTGCTGCTGCGGGAGATATGTCAGTTCATAG GCATGCCCTACGACAGCCCACAGACGAAAATGATAAGGACGTTAGCGAGCAAAGTGCTGTTCGCTCTAAGCCTAACGTTCTTCAACGCGGTCTTCAACCGGATATCGGCCAGGCTTCAGGAACTGTCCAACAGCGGGGACGAGAATCCAGACTGCAGCGACATCGAGCTGATGCAGTATATCAATGTCGATGTCTACAGATTGACCAGGCTTCTGAACG AAACTATACAGAAAATCCGGCAACTAGTCGGCAAGAAGTCGGCGTATCTCGTGCTTATGAATCCCCTGGAGAAGGCGATCTGGAACTGGATGGACACGTATCCGCAGGAGTTCGCCGACGTGCAGAAGCAGCCTAATGAGGATCTTAGTAAGGCCTGCGAAGAATTGTTCGACATTCTCGACACGTTTGTCGTTGAGAAGAAGAGCCGCGCGGCCTCTGTTTGGCCGTTGCAGATGATGCTGCTGGTACTCTCGCCCAAGGTCCTGGAGATCGTCAACACCGACACTAGGCCACCCGCGTCGCCACGATATTCGAGAAAGAAGCAGTTCATCGATAGCGTAAAGCGTAGTCTGCGAATGCACGGCAGCTCCTCTAGTCGCCAACTGTCCGAGGCCGCGGCGATCACGTGCGTCAATCTCATTAAGGCGGCCACGTATGTCAACAACGCCGAATCTAGCAACGTTGTCCTAACTCTAGCAAAGCAGCTGATGGATGATCTGATGAGCCTTCTTTTCAATCCCTCGAAGCCATTTTCACGCGGGCAGACGTACAGCGCGCAGGACGTCGATCTGATGATCGACTTCTTCGTTAGCTCCTTCCGTATCAATCCGCATAACAACGAAGTTTTTAAGTTTTGCCTGAATGTCACGTACCCGTCAACGTACCAGTTCGTCTTGGTCAGCTCATTATACAA AATCTTCACGCAACCGAGATTACCGTGGTGGCCGGAGCGTAGTCTTGTATATTCGTACGGCACAAAACTCAGGAATATGTTTACCGATACTCTGAACAAAGTGACACAGAACTGCATGTGGAATACGCCGCTGCGCATGATTCACAACTTTGCCCTCAAGCCTAAAGAGGAGATGGCTAATTCTAAGAACCTATTGTTGGTGATGGTGCGACTCATTCACGTGGACCCTATGTTAATGTTGCac AGTTACGGCACAGCTGGCCATGAAATACAAAGGTCCACTTTAGAGTTGATTAATGGACTTGTCTCATTAGTCCATCAGCCCACGATGCCGGACATCGCCCACGAAGCGATGGAGGCTTTGTTAGTGCTACACCACCCAGACAAGGTCAAAGCGTGGAATCCAGAAGCGCCGCTCGACACTTTCTGGGATGCCAGTTCGCAAGTCGTTTTCTCGATCTCCCAGAAATTGATTCAACATCAAATTTTCAACTACACGACTATACTTAAATGGCTTCGTGAGATACTGAGTTGTAGGAATGCTTTTCTTTCTCAGTACAAAGATTATGGAAATGTGGACAGCCATATTGCAATCAGTAAACAAGCGCATATTAAACTTGAG GTCGTGTGCTTGATGTATTTATGGAGTATAGACATGGAGGCTGTTTTAGTATCCATGTCTTGTTTTGCACTATTATGCGAAGAAGCGGAAATTCTCTGTGGCAGCGACGAGGTAGCGGTGACCTGTTTGCTTCCGAATTATCACGTGTATTTAGACATGGCGCAAGCTTCGACCGTGTTGATCTCtg CCCACGGGGAGAGTAGACTATGTTATCAGGAATATAATCACG GGCGTGCTATGttacaaaaaagaatattattcttGTTGAGAAAGATTGAACATTGTGTGAATGGTATACAACCA GCTTGGGAGGAAACATTTAGAAATTGGGAAGCGACTTCGCGGCAATTGGCTAGTTATCCTAAAAGCAAGACTGAGGATGTGCAGGTAGAGCCGTTTTGTCGCGGGAACGTAAAACGGAGAGCAGCACACCAGAATTCGGAGCACGAAGTGGAAGAGCAAATTAACGAGTGGGCCAACATGACAGGGTTTCTTTGCGCTTTGGGCGGAGTATGCTTGCAACGTCGTTCACCTAGTAGACCACCGTATGACGTATTCCCTTTTAATCCCGAGCATAAAAGGGGTTTGACGAAACAGCAGGATTCCGTCTTGGGCTTAACAAATTCGAATCAAGAAGCGCAATATTGCCCAGTGACACAATTCGTATTCAACTTATTacgattattaatttgcaacaaCGAGAAACTTGGCAATCAAATACAGAAGCACGTGAAGGAGTTAGTCGCACATGAGATGAGTCCTGCCGTATATCCAATATTGTTCGatcagataaaaaatttcgtcGAGAAATCCTTCGACCCACGTGGACACGTAGTGGTGTCGGATTTAAACACGCAGTTCATTGAACACAccatatttataatgaaaaatattctggACTCAAAGACGGATCAACCATCGGAATACCTCGGAGTGACCAGTATTGAAGGCATGATGTTGGCAATCGTTAGGTATGTCAGGCATTTAGACATGACGCTGCATTCGATTTGCATCAAAACCAAATTATGCCAGCTGGTTGAAGCTATGATGAAGAGACGAGACGATCTGGCATTTAGACAGGAGTTGAAATTTCGCAACAAACTAGTTGAATATTTGACCGAGTGGGTAATGTGCACGCATCCTTTTTCTTCAACAACTGCCAACGATATTACAGCTTACACaag AGATTTGGATCAAGCTTGCATGGAGGCAGTAGGAGCATTATTGCGCGGACTTCCTCTTCAGCCTGAAGATTCTGATCGTGTTGAGTTGATGGAAGCAAAGTCTGAactattttcgaaatatttcatgctctttatgaatttaataaattactgcAACGAtccatcatcatcatcatcggaGGACAAGGATCTTGAGTCTCAGCAATCGCCTACTTTAACGACTAACAAGCTAGCCACTTTGCGCAACACTACCATTCAAGCTACGAGTAATCTTCTCAGTGCAAATATAGACAGCGGCTTGAGACATTCAATAC ATTTAGGCTATAACGCAGATCTTCAGACGCGAGTCGCATTTATGGAAGTGTTGACTAAAATCCTTCAGCAGGGAACGGAGTTCGATACCCTTGCTGAGACTGTCCTAGCAGACAGATACGAGCAATTAGTGCAACTCGTTACAATGATCAGTGATAAAGGTGAATTGCCTATCGCCATGGCATTGGCCAATGTAGTGACGACAAATCAAATGGATGAGTTGGCGCGTGTCTTCGTGACACTGTTTGACGCAAAGCATTTATTGTCACCTCTATTGTGGAATATGCTTTATCGAGAGGTCGAGCTAACTGATTGCATACAGACTCTCTTTCGCGGTAATACTCTGGGAAGTAAGATAATGTCATTctgctttaaaatttatggTACCAGCTATTTGCAAGGCTTGCTTGAACCTCTGATCAAACCTTTACTGGACGAGCCAACAATTAGTTTTGAAGTAGACAGCGCAAGGATTGATCCTAACGAAAGTATTGAACAAAACGGTGACAACTTAATCACATTGACACAAAAAGTGTTCAATGCTATCGTATCATCATCAGATAC GTTTCCTCCGCAGCTGCGCTCGATGTGTCACTGCCTGTATCAAGTATTATGCAAGAGATTTCCGCAATCTCCGCAGAGCAACATTGTGGCCGTAGGAACGGTGATATTTCTACGTTTCATTAATCCTGCCATTGTCTCACCCCAAGAGATGGGTATCGTGAACAAACCGGTACCGTATGAAGTCAAGCGAGGCCTCATGCTTATGTCAAAGATATTGCAGAATATTGCAAATCACGTAGAGTTCAGCAAGGAGCAACATATGTTGCCTTTCAACGATTTTTTGAGAACGAATTTCGAGATCGGTCGACGATTCATCATACAGATAGCATCGGATTGCGAAACGGTCGATCAAACCAGCCATCCTATGTCATTTGTTTCGGATGCCAATGTCTTAGCATTGCACAGGTTGTTGTGGAATCATCAGGAAAAAATTGGAGACTATCTTAGTAGTAGTAGAGACCACAAAGCTGTCGGAAGGAGACCTTTTGACAAGATGGCTACGTTATTAGCGTATCTTGGTCCACCTGAGCACAAGCCGGTGGATTCTCA CTCGCTCTTTTCGACTACTTACATGCCTATGTCACGATGGGCGAGCAAAGACATGTCGTCGACTAATTTTGAAGAGATCATGATGAAGCATAATATGCATGAGAGAGAGGAATTTAAAAGCATCCAGagtatgaatattttttatcaagcgGGCACCAGCAAGCAAGGCTATCCAGTATTTTACTACATTGCACGACGATTCAA actTGGCGAAACGAACGGCGATCTGCTGATATATCACGTTATTCTAACATTAAAACCCTTCCATCACTCTCCGTACGACGTAGTCGTCGATTTCACTCACACGTGTATAGATAATCGGTTTAGGGTAGAATTTTTGCAAAAGTGGTTTTGCGTTCTACCTGTGGCAACCTATGAAAATCTCCACGCAGTTTACATTTACAATTGTAATACGTGGGTACGCGAATTCACAAAGTATTATGATAGTATCGTGGCGCCGTTGAAAGGTTGTCGAAAGCTTGTCTTCATCGACGGCCAAGGGAAATTAAGTGACGTGATCGATGTCGAGCAACTGAAATTACCCGGAGCGACATTATCCCTGGACGAAGACTTGAAAGTGTTCACCGGCGCCTTGAAACTAGCTCACAAAGAGCTGAGAGTATCTGTGAAGATCGGACCAACGACGTTTCAAGTAATGCATACTGATAGAGCTAAAGTGTTATCGCATTGGGTTCTCTTAAATGACATCTATTATGCGTCCGAAATAGAAGATGTTTGTCTGTTGGACGACAATTCATTTGTGCTGACCATTTCCATCGAATCGGTACCTCTGACTATTGCCCACAACGATTGCGACAGCATTGTGCAGAATATAATTCACATCAGGAATCGTTGGGTGCTGTCGCAGCCGGACTCTGTGTCCGTTCACTCGAAAATCAGGCCTAAGGATGTGCCCGGTACCCTTTTGAACATGGCCTTACTGAATCTCGGTAGTCCGGACCCCAATCTTCGGACTGCCGCGTATAACCACCTGTGCGCGCTCACAGCGACATTTGGCTTGAAAATAGAGGGTCAACTGTTGGAAACATCTGGTATTTGCATACCATCGAATAACACCATATTCATAAAGCATTTGAGTGAGACCTTGGCGGCGAACGATCCGCATCTCACGCTCGAATTTCTTAAGGAATGCTTACAAGGCTTCAGGGCGTCGACTATCGAGCTGAAGCATTTATGCCTTGAATATATGACACCGTGGCTCAGCAACCTCGTGCGATTTTACAAACCGCGCGATGAAGGCGGTAAGCGGCAGAAGCAAGTTACAGATATCCTGGACGATTTGATTACGTTGACTGTCCAGGAGACTGAAATGTATCCAAGTATACAGGCGAAGATCTGGAGTACGATTGGTATGTTGCCGGAACTGATTGACGTTGttctcgatatttttcttcaacgcAGCGCGCGATATGGCTTAGGCTCGCCGGAAACGGCGAGATCCGCCGAGATCATGGCGGATACTGCAGTCGCTCTGGCGTCCGGTAACGTGCAATTGGTCGCCaagaaactaataaataaggTATGTCGAATAGTGGACAAGACATGCATGTCGCCGACGTCGCAGCTGGAGCAGCATGTAAGGTGGAGTGATATAGCAATCCTGGCGAGATATCTCCTGATGTTGTCCTTTAATAACTGTCTGGATGTAGGAAAACACTTGCCGTACATTTTTCACACGGTGACGTTGCTCGTATGCTCCGGCAGTTTGACCATGCGAGCTTCCACTCATGGTTTGGTGATCAACAGTATTCACTCGTTGTGCACATGCAGTTCGCCTTCGTTCTCCGAAGATACACATAGAATACTACGGATGAGCCTAGACGAATTCTCATTGCCCAAGTTTTACCTACTGTTTGGCATCAGCAAGGTGAAATCCGCCGCTGGCACGGCTTTCTACGAACATCCAAAATCCAGCTGTAAACACGCGAATGGGTGTGAAAAGTGGCTCAGTAGCGAGAGAAGCGCGCACGGGACACAGGACAAGGAGAGACTTTATTTAACCAGTTTGGAAGTCATAACTGACGCTCTTCTGGAGATCATGGAGGCTTGCATGCGAGACATTCCTAAGTGCGATTGGTTAAAAACGTGGACATTGTTAGCGAAGAACTTTGCCTTCTGCTTAAATCCGGCTTTGCAGCCAAGAGCTCTCATCGTCTTCGGTTGTATCAGCAAAAGTATAACGGATCAAGACATGAGGCAACTACTGAAGATACTGATGAAGGCGCTCGAAAGTTTCAACGATATTAATCTTATAGAGGCTATTGTTATGTGCTTAACCCGATTGCAACCTCTTCTGAGACCC GAATCGCCAATACACAGGTATTTATTCTGGATTGCCACGTCCGTTCTCGAATTAGATGAAGCATCGTTATACGCATCCGGCCTAGCCCTTCTCGAGCAGAACTTGCACACACTTGACTCACAAGGCACTTTCGACGAAAAG ACATTAGAATACGTAATGATGACAACGCGTGAACCTTTGGAATATCAGTTTAAACAATTAGATCATGCTGTGGGTTTGTCCTTTAAGTCTAACTTTCATTTCGCGCTGGTCGGTCATCTTCTGAAAGGCTACAGGCATCGTACGCCGACTACAGTCACCAGGACGGTCAGAGTATTGACTATGTTACTGGCAATCGTAGCTAAACCTTCCAAAAGGGATAAATTTGAAGTAACGCCTGAAAGTATCCCTTACTTGACCG CGTTAGTGGCTGTGTCAGAAGAGGTTCGTAGCAGATGTCACATCCGACACTCGCTCGACAAAAGCTTGCACGATTCATCAGGCAGTTCGGACGTTCTCGATACTCTGCCATCGCGCACGACG GATATGCCTGGAGCTTCTAATCCTACGAGTAGAAGACAGAAGACCTGGGATTTACTGGATCAATCGGCGCTTACTCAAGCGAAACAACAAAAACAATCTGCGCAg ACTGGCcggcttttatttaaatcgcaGCGATCCTTGAGCGTGCCGAGCGCAAAGGACGACAAGTCAGCGGACAACGCGGAGCAACAG AGAGATCGTAGCACCAGAGTGAGCCTAAGCAACGAAAATAACGTCTTACTCGATCCGGAAGTATTAACGGATTTTTCAACGCAGACTTTGGTGCTGACCATGCTGGCCACGCTAGTCAAGTATTCAACCAATGAAAACGAAACGCGGATTCTTTATGAATACCTGGCAGAAGCAACAGTAGTTTTCCCTAAAGTTTTTCCAGTCGT ACATAACTTGCTCGACGCAAAGATCAATAGCGTATTGTCTTCTTGTCATGACCAAGCGATACTGAATGCCGTTCAAACTATTATACAGAACATGATAGCCTGCGAAGATACGAACCAGCAACATCATTTGCAACACTATTTGCAAAGCTGCGGATTCCGCGGTCTTTGGAGGTTCGCAGGGCCTTACCCAGACTCAGAC TCAACACAAATGGTGTCAAACTGTACGCCCGAGAGTGCTGAATTGTTTGTGAATTGTCTGAGGGCAATGGTAGAAATGTGTTTGATGATGCAAGAATCGAATAGTAAAGAAACAGTTATCGGGAAGAGTAAACGCGCCGGCAGCTGTCAATCGGATTTTGCGTCGAAAACAAGACCACCTGCTGGAATTGTCCAAGAACAATCTCGTGTATCAACAGAGATCGACGCTTCTTCCGTTCATGTAAA TCATGGTACGGATAGCAAGCGAAGCAACTCGGTTGATGGGAATCAAACTGAGAATATGGGTGGTGGTGATGGTGGCGGCGGTTCACAACCTTAG